The nucleotide sequence ACCTACGACGTGGTGCGCCGCACCGCCGAGCAGGTCTTCATCCCGCTCACCGTGGGCGGCGGCGTCCGCACCGCCGAGGACGTGGACAAGCTGCTGCGCGCGGGCGCCGACAAGGTGGGCGTCAACACGGCCGCCATCGCCCGCCCCGACCTCATCCGGGAGATCGCCGAGCGGTTCGGCCGCCAGGTGCTGGTCCTCTCGGTGGACGCCCGGCGCACCCCTTCCGGCTCCTTCGAGGTCACCACCCACGGCGGCCGCAAGGGCACCGGTATCGACGCGGTCGAGTGGGCGCACCGGGCCGCCGAGCTGGGCGCGGGCGAGATCCTGCTCAACTCGATGGACGCGGACGGCACCAAGGACGGCTACGACCTCGACATGCTCGCGGCCGTCCGGGAGCACGTCTCCGTCCCGGTGATCGCCTCGGGCGGCGCGGGCGCGCTCTCGCACTTCGCGCCCGCCGTCGCGGCCGGTGCGGACGCGGTCCTGGCCGCCTCCGTCTTCCACTTCGGCGACCTCCGCATCGGCGAGGTCAAGCAGAGCCTGCGCGAGGCCGGCCACCCGGTCCGCTGACACCGCGCACGATACGAAAGGAAAGTTGCGCAAGAAATGTTGTGCAACTTTCCTTTCGTATCTACGGTGTGGGCATGCCGGACAAGGAGCGGGACCTCCCGATCACGGACGTGGGCACGCTGAAGGCGCTCGCCCACCCGTTGCGGATGAAGCTGTACCGCGCGCTGTGCGTCGCCGGCCGGGCGACCGCCTCCCAGCTCGCCGAGCAGGCGGGCGAAGCGGTCTCGCTCGTCAGCTACCACCTGCGCAGGCTCGCGGAGCACGGGCTCATCGAGGACTCGGCGGCCCAGGGCGCCGACGGCCGCGAGCGCTGGTGGCAACCCGCCTCGGCGGGGATCAGCGTCCGCGACCGGGACTTCCGGGACGCACCCGAGAAGGCCGCCGCCCACCTGGCGGCCACCCGGCTCTTCCACGAGCAGCGCGCCGAGATGTACCGCCGCTACCTGGACGAGCGGCCCACCTGGAGCGCCGAGTGGAACGCGGCCGCCCCCGACAGCGAGTCCCTGCTCCGGCTGACCGCCGGGGAGCTGGACGACCTACGCGCGGAACTGACCGCGCTGGCCAGGAAGTACGACGAGAAGGGACGGGCCGCCGTGGCCGCCGGAGACACCGAGGGACGCGAACACGTCGCCCTCCACATGTACGGGTTCCCCTTCCGTGGCTGAGGGGGCCGGCCCGGTGGCCGACACCGCCGTCATACCGCCGACCGTCGCCGACTCCGTCCGGGCGGCCCACCGCGACCCCAACGTGCTGCGCTGGCTGGGGGCGTACACCGCCTCCATGCTCGGGGACAACGTCTACTACATCGCGCTGTCCTGGGCCGCGGTGCGGGCGGGCAGTCCCTCCGAGGCCGGAGCGGTGATGGCGGCCAGCGCGGTGCCGCGGGCCGTGCTGCTGCTGGGTGGCGGAGTGATCGCGGACCGGTTCGGGCCGCGCCGGGTGGTCATCGGGAGCGACGCCGTGCGGTGCGCGGCCGTCCTCGCCGTCGCGGCCCTGCTGTTCGTCACCACGCCCGGACTGTGGCCGCTCGCCGCGCTGGCGCTGGTCTTCGGCACCGTCGACGCCGTCTTCATGCCCGCCGTGGGCGCGCTCCCGGCCCGGATCACCGCACCCGGCCAGCTCGCCCGCGTCCAGGGTCTGCGCGGGCTCGCCATCAGGGTCGCCGGTGTCGTCGGCGCCCCGCTCGGCGGGCTCGGCGTGGCCATGGGCGGCGCGGCCGCCGCGTTCGGGCTGGCCGGGCTGCTCATCGCGCTCTCGCTGCCCCTGCTGATCACGGTACGGCTCAGGCCGCTGCCCGACGGCGAGGCCGCCCGGGAGGCGGGCACCGCCTGGGCCGACCTCGCGGACGGACTGCGCCATGTGCGCCGCCACCAGGTCCTCGGCCCGCTGATGCTCGCCATCGCCCTCGGCGACTTCGGCTTCGTCGGCCCGCTCAACGTCGGCCTCACCCTGCTCGCCGACCGGCGCGGCTGGGGCTCCGCCGGCATGGGCTGGGTGCTCGCGGGGTTCGGTGTCGGCGCGGGCGCGGTCTCGCTGCTGCTCGCCGTACGCGGCCGGGTCCCGCGCGCCGGGCTGACCGCCGCCTGCTCGATCCTCGCCGCGTCGGTCGCCATCGGCTCCCTCGCCTACGTGCCCCAGCTCGCCGGAGCCGTCGGCGTGGCCCTGCTGATCGGGCTGCTCGCCGGCCTCAGCGGCGCGATGTGCGGAGCCCTGCTCCAGACCCAGGCCGACCCCGCCTACCTCGGCCGGATCACCGCCGTCGCCAGTCTGGTCAGCCTCGGGCTCGCCCCGCTGAGCATGCCGTTCGCCGCCGCCGCGATCGGCGCCTTCGGGCTCGGGCCGGTGTTCGTGGCCAGCGCCGTGGTGTGCGGGCTCGGCGGGGTCGTCGTGCTGTGCTTCCCGCACCTCAGGCGCGCCGAACTGCCCGCCTGAACGGTCAGTGCAGCCGCTGGGTCAGTTGCACCAGGTTGCCGACCGTGTCGTCGAACACGGCCGCCAGCACCGGCCCCTGCGCCTGCGGGGGATGGGTGAACCGGACACCGGCGGCGCGCAGCCGCTCGTACTCCACCCGCATGTCGTCCACCTCGAACACGATGGTCGGCAGGCCCGCCTCGTACAGCGCCGTGCGGTACGGCTCCGCGATGGGGCCCTCGCCGGGCTCCAGCAGCAACTGGAGGTCCGGCTGGGCGCCCCCGACCGCCCCGACCGTCACGAACAGCACGCCGTCACCGAGATCCACGTGCAGCCGGGTCTCGAAGCCCAGCACCTCCGTGTAGAAGGCGTGCGCCCGCGCCACGTCGTCCACGTACACCCCGGTCATGGCGACCTTGATCATGGTGGCTCCCGGTGGGTCAGAGGCCCAGCTCACGGCAGTCGTGCAGGGTGGCGATCGCGTCCGCGTCGCCCTCCAGCGCCACCTTGGCCGCGTCCTGCCGCCCGTAGGCGAACATCAGCAGCTCGGCGGGCTCGCCGGTCGCCGTGACCACCGGGGCGCCCCGGTGCGCGACCACCGTGCGGCCGTCCGGGCGGCGCAGCACCAGCCCGGTCGGCGCGTGCCGCCCGGTCAGCCGGGCCGTGCGCTCCAGCCGCGACCACAGCACGTCCTGGAACACCGGGTCCAGCTCACGCGGGCTCCACTCCGGCTGTGCGCGGCGCACGTCCTCGGTGTGGATGAAGAACTCGACGGTGTTGGCCGCCTCGTCCACCTGCTTGAGCCGGAACGGGGAGAACTTCGGCGGACCGGTGCGGATCAGCCGGATCAGTTCGTCGTAGGGCCTGGCCGCGAACTCGTCCATCACGCGTTCCAGGCGGGAGGCCAGTGGCCTCGCGAGCATCCCGGCCGCCGCGTCCGGGCGCCGTTCGCGCACCACCACGTGTGCGGCCAGATCACGGGTCGTCCAGCCCTCGCACAGGGTCGGTGCGTCCGGGCCGGCGGTTTCCAAGAGGTCGGCGAGCAGGAGCCGTTCACGCTTGGCGAAGGTCGACATGACCTCAGCCTACGGCCACACCCGAGTACCACGCAGCGGACACGGACCGTGACCTGGAGCGCCGCACGGCACAATGGCACCCATGACCCGTACGACCGGCAGCCCCCGTCCCAGCGGCCTCGACCCCGAGATCGCCGCCCGCCTCAAGCGCGACCCGGACGGACTCGTCCCCGCCGTGGCCCAGCAGTACGACACCGGCGAGGTGCTGATGCTCGGCTGGATGGACGACGAGGCGCTGCACCGCACGCTGACCACCGGCCGCTGCACGTACTGGTCCCGCAGCCGCCAGGAGTACTGGGTCAAGGGCGACACCTCGGGCCACGTCCAACTGGTGAAGTCCGTCGCGCTGGACTGCGACGCCGACACCCTGCTCGTCAAGGTCGACCAGACCGGCGCGGCCTGCCACACCGGTGACCGCACCTGCTTCGACGCCGACGTGCTGCTGAAGGCCGAGGAGCGGTGAGCGCCATGGACCTGGACACCTTCCGCAAGCTCGCCGCCGACCGGCGCGTCATCCCGGTCACCCGCAAGCTCCTGGCCGACGGCGACACTCCCGTGGCCCTCTACCGCAAGCTCGCCGCCGAGCGCCCCGGCACCTTCCTGCTGGAATCCGCCGAGAACGGCCGCTCCTGGTCCCGGTACTCCTTCGTCGGCGTCCGCTCGGCCGGCACCCTCACCACCCGCGACGGCGAGGCCCACTGGCTCGGCACCCCGCCGGTCGGCGTCCCCACCGACGGCGACCCGCTCGCCGCGCTGCGCGCCACCCTCCAGGCCCTGCACACCCCGCACCTTCAGGGTCTGCCGCCCTTCACCGGCGGCATGGTCGGCTACCTCGGCTACGACATCGTCCGCCGCCTGGAGAAGATCGGCCCCGGCGAGCGCGACGACCTGAAGCTGCCCGAGCTGACCATGCTGCTCACCAGCGACCTCGCCGTGATGGACCACTGGGAGGGCTCGGTCCTGCTGATCGCCAACGCGATCAACCACAACGACCTCGACACCGGCGTGGACGAGGCGTACGCCGACGCGGTCGCCCGGCTCGACGCCATGGAGGCCGACCTGGCCCGCCCGGTCGCCCAGCCCCCGGCTGTGCTGCCCCCCTCCGAGCTGCCCGAGTACACCGCGCTGTGGGGCGGCCCCGACTTCCAGGAGGCCGTCGAGGACGTCAAGGAGCGCATCCGCGCGGGCGAGGCGTTCCAGGTCGTGCCCTCCCAGCGCTTCGAGACCCCGTGCACCGCGAGCGCCCTCGACGTCTACCGGGTGCTGCGCGCCACCAACCCGTCCCCGTACATGTACCTGTTCCGCTTCGACGGGTTCGACGTGGTCGGCTCCTCGCCCGAGGCACTGGTCAAGGTCGAGGACGGGCGCGCCATGGTGCACCCCATCGCCGGCACCCGGCACCGGGGCGCCACCCCGCAGGAGGACCAGGCCCTCGCCGACGAGCTGATGGCCGACCCCAAGGAGCGCGCCGAGCACCTGATGCTGGTCGACCTCGGCCGCAACGACCTCGGCCGGGTCTGCGAGCCCGGCTCGGTGGAGGTCGTCGACTTCATGTCGATCGAGCGCTACTCGCACGTCATGCACATCGTGTCCACCGTCACCGGCGAGGTCGCGGGCGGGCGCACCGCCTTCGACGTGCTCACCGCCTGCTTCCCGGCCGGCACCCTCTCCGGCGCCCCCAAGCCCCGCGCGATGCAGATCATCGACGAACTCGAGCCCTCCCGGCGCGGCCTGTACGGCGGCTGCGTCGGCTACCTCGACTTCGCGGGCGACTCCGACACCGCCATCGCCATCCGCACCGCCCTGCTGCGCGACGGCACGGCATACGTGCAGGCGGGAGCGGGGATCGTAGCCGACTCCGACCCGGTCGCGGAGGACCAGGAGTGCCGCAACAAGGCGGCGGCCGTGCTGCGCGCGGTGCACACCGCCAACCGGCTGGGCACCGCCGGCTGAGCCGATTGCCGAACCCCGGATGACGCTTCGTCCGGGGTTCAGGCGATAGTGGAGTACGTGACTGCCGTACCTCACCCCCGTTCCGAAGCCGCCGCGCCCGCCCGGTCCGGCCGGCGCAGCCTCGCCGCCGCCCTGCTGTTCGGCGCGCTCGGCGCGGCCGTGGCCCTGCTGGCGACCCGGCAGCGCTGGTCCGAGGGGACCGCGACGGTCGCCGGAGGCGCCTTCCCGCTGACCGCCAAGGGCAGTGACGTCACCGGCGTCCCGGCCGCCCTCGCCGTCGTGGGCCTCGCCGCGCTCGTCGCCGTCTTCGCCGTGCGCCGGGCCGGCCGGTTCGCTGTCGCCGCACTGCTCACGCTCTCCGGCGCGGGCATCGTCGCCGCCGCCCTCGCCGGGGTCGCCGACGGCTCCGCGCTGGACGAGAAGGCGGCCGAGGCCACCGGCGACACCTCGGCCACCGTCGAGGCGCTCACCCACACCGGCTGGCCCTACGCCGCCGCGGCGGGCGGGGTGCTGATCCTGCTCGCCGGACTCCTCGCGCTGCGCTACGGCCCCCGCTGGCCCGCCATGTCCGGCCGCTACGAGCGCGGCACGGACCGCCCGCGGCGCAGCGCCCGCCCGGTCGACCCGGAGCGCCCCGAGGAGATCTGGAAGGCCCTGGACCGGGGCGAGGACCCCACCGGCGCCTGAACCCGCGCGCGGGTGTGGGCAATCAGACTTCCACCCCCGCGTCGATCACGCGCTGGCGTAC is from Streptomyces seoulensis and encodes:
- the hisF gene encoding imidazole glycerol phosphate synthase subunit HisF; translated protein: MTLAVRVIPCLDVDNGRVVKGVNFQNLRDAGDPVEMAKVYDAEGADELTFLDITASSGDRETTYDVVRRTAEQVFIPLTVGGGVRTAEDVDKLLRAGADKVGVNTAAIARPDLIREIAERFGRQVLVLSVDARRTPSGSFEVTTHGGRKGTGIDAVEWAHRAAELGAGEILLNSMDADGTKDGYDLDMLAAVREHVSVPVIASGGAGALSHFAPAVAAGADAVLAASVFHFGDLRIGEVKQSLREAGHPVR
- a CDS encoding anthranilate synthase component I: MDLDTFRKLAADRRVIPVTRKLLADGDTPVALYRKLAAERPGTFLLESAENGRSWSRYSFVGVRSAGTLTTRDGEAHWLGTPPVGVPTDGDPLAALRATLQALHTPHLQGLPPFTGGMVGYLGYDIVRRLEKIGPGERDDLKLPELTMLLTSDLAVMDHWEGSVLLIANAINHNDLDTGVDEAYADAVARLDAMEADLARPVAQPPAVLPPSELPEYTALWGGPDFQEAVEDVKERIRAGEAFQVVPSQRFETPCTASALDVYRVLRATNPSPYMYLFRFDGFDVVGSSPEALVKVEDGRAMVHPIAGTRHRGATPQEDQALADELMADPKERAEHLMLVDLGRNDLGRVCEPGSVEVVDFMSIERYSHVMHIVSTVTGEVAGGRTAFDVLTACFPAGTLSGAPKPRAMQIIDELEPSRRGLYGGCVGYLDFAGDSDTAIAIRTALLRDGTAYVQAGAGIVADSDPVAEDQECRNKAAAVLRAVHTANRLGTAG
- a CDS encoding VOC family protein, which produces MIKVAMTGVYVDDVARAHAFYTEVLGFETRLHVDLGDGVLFVTVGAVGGAQPDLQLLLEPGEGPIAEPYRTALYEAGLPTIVFEVDDMRVEYERLRAAGVRFTHPPQAQGPVLAAVFDDTVGNLVQLTQRLH
- a CDS encoding TIGR03085 family metal-binding protein; translated protein: MSTFAKRERLLLADLLETAGPDAPTLCEGWTTRDLAAHVVVRERRPDAAAGMLARPLASRLERVMDEFAARPYDELIRLIRTGPPKFSPFRLKQVDEAANTVEFFIHTEDVRRAQPEWSPRELDPVFQDVLWSRLERTARLTGRHAPTGLVLRRPDGRTVVAHRGAPVVTATGEPAELLMFAYGRQDAAKVALEGDADAIATLHDCRELGL
- a CDS encoding MFS transporter — its product is MADTAVIPPTVADSVRAAHRDPNVLRWLGAYTASMLGDNVYYIALSWAAVRAGSPSEAGAVMAASAVPRAVLLLGGGVIADRFGPRRVVIGSDAVRCAAVLAVAALLFVTTPGLWPLAALALVFGTVDAVFMPAVGALPARITAPGQLARVQGLRGLAIRVAGVVGAPLGGLGVAMGGAAAAFGLAGLLIALSLPLLITVRLRPLPDGEAAREAGTAWADLADGLRHVRRHQVLGPLMLAIALGDFGFVGPLNVGLTLLADRRGWGSAGMGWVLAGFGVGAGAVSLLLAVRGRVPRAGLTAACSILAASVAIGSLAYVPQLAGAVGVALLIGLLAGLSGAMCGALLQTQADPAYLGRITAVASLVSLGLAPLSMPFAAAAIGAFGLGPVFVASAVVCGLGGVVVLCFPHLRRAELPA
- a CDS encoding ArsR/SmtB family transcription factor encodes the protein MPDKERDLPITDVGTLKALAHPLRMKLYRALCVAGRATASQLAEQAGEAVSLVSYHLRRLAEHGLIEDSAAQGADGRERWWQPASAGISVRDRDFRDAPEKAAAHLAATRLFHEQRAEMYRRYLDERPTWSAEWNAAAPDSESLLRLTAGELDDLRAELTALARKYDEKGRAAVAAGDTEGREHVALHMYGFPFRG
- the hisI gene encoding phosphoribosyl-AMP cyclohydrolase; protein product: MTRTTGSPRPSGLDPEIAARLKRDPDGLVPAVAQQYDTGEVLMLGWMDDEALHRTLTTGRCTYWSRSRQEYWVKGDTSGHVQLVKSVALDCDADTLLVKVDQTGAACHTGDRTCFDADVLLKAEER
- a CDS encoding TIGR02234 family membrane protein, which codes for MEYVTAVPHPRSEAAAPARSGRRSLAAALLFGALGAAVALLATRQRWSEGTATVAGGAFPLTAKGSDVTGVPAALAVVGLAALVAVFAVRRAGRFAVAALLTLSGAGIVAAALAGVADGSALDEKAAEATGDTSATVEALTHTGWPYAAAAGGVLILLAGLLALRYGPRWPAMSGRYERGTDRPRRSARPVDPERPEEIWKALDRGEDPTGA